A window of the Acidithiobacillus thiooxidans ATCC 19377 genome harbors these coding sequences:
- a CDS encoding helix-turn-helix domain-containing protein produces the protein MTHVFYLPPEVLRWTGDGKTSGEIANILQISERTVNFHTSKAITKLQVNNKTAAVLQASMLGLL, from the coding sequence GTGACCCACGTTTTTTATCTTCCCCCCGAGGTGCTGCGCTGGACCGGTGACGGTAAAACCTCCGGCGAGATCGCCAACATCCTGCAAATCTCAGAGCGCACGGTAAATTTTCATACCAGCAAAGCCATCACCAAGCTGCAGGTGAACAACAAAACCGCAGCAGTTCTCCAAGCCTCTATGCTGGGTCTTCTGTGA
- a CDS encoding RNA-guided endonuclease InsQ/TnpB family protein, translated as MDELPITQALTCKLKLLLTKEQAEVVRSTALAYRAALNHASVVAFANGKMSQGMKLQTLVYQDLREKFGLPSQMACNAPRQVAAAYKTLWERAKSNAANKTKGGTKRRYKGLDKAPKFTAMTVTLNHRRDWALGKEQTVSIGTLQGRIRCRYEGWSRHLEWLEYTLAHGITLGAAKLWQDPGTKAWYLLVSVEKALDSKAMDSITTVKGVDLNRRNIAVESSTRGKCRFYPGGHQRHLAERAASTRSALQTKGTRGANAVLRKLALRERRLNADTAHYVSKAIAEPHAMVGLEWLKDIRDRTERRHSKKTSVKRRKANRRVSSWSFAEVQAKTAYKTRLSGGVPIWVDADYTSQTCPICGHIGRENRPNNGLLFICAKCGHTLHADLVASRNINMRTLLVRQVWARTGRLSAVPEASGNETKAADLQRYAELRWSLSASSVL; from the coding sequence ATGGATGAATTACCAATTACCCAGGCACTAACCTGCAAGCTGAAATTGCTGTTAACTAAAGAGCAAGCGGAAGTGGTGCGCAGCACGGCGTTGGCTTACCGTGCTGCCCTGAATCACGCATCCGTCGTGGCTTTTGCCAACGGCAAAATGTCGCAGGGTATGAAACTGCAGACGCTGGTGTACCAAGATTTGCGGGAGAAATTCGGACTGCCTTCTCAAATGGCCTGTAACGCGCCCAGGCAGGTAGCAGCGGCGTACAAAACCCTCTGGGAGCGTGCCAAATCCAATGCTGCCAATAAGACAAAAGGCGGTACAAAACGGCGCTACAAAGGGCTCGACAAGGCCCCGAAGTTCACCGCCATGACCGTGACCTTGAACCATCGCCGGGATTGGGCTTTGGGGAAAGAACAAACGGTCAGCATCGGTACTTTGCAGGGCCGCATCCGGTGCCGATACGAAGGATGGAGCCGTCACCTGGAGTGGTTGGAATACACGCTGGCCCACGGAATCACTCTAGGTGCCGCCAAGCTCTGGCAAGATCCCGGAACCAAAGCATGGTACCTGCTGGTTTCCGTAGAAAAGGCGCTGGACAGTAAAGCTATGGATAGTATCACCACCGTCAAGGGTGTGGATTTGAACCGTCGAAACATCGCAGTCGAATCCAGCACACGGGGAAAATGTCGTTTTTATCCTGGTGGGCACCAGAGGCATCTGGCCGAACGTGCCGCCAGCACACGGAGTGCGTTGCAAACGAAGGGCACTCGCGGAGCCAATGCGGTTTTGAGGAAACTGGCCCTGCGAGAAAGACGGCTGAATGCAGATACAGCGCACTACGTCAGTAAGGCCATCGCTGAGCCACACGCGATGGTCGGTTTGGAGTGGTTGAAAGACATCCGTGATCGTACCGAGCGTCGTCACTCAAAGAAGACTTCGGTGAAACGGCGTAAGGCCAACCGCAGAGTCAGCAGTTGGAGTTTTGCGGAGGTGCAGGCCAAAACCGCGTACAAAACCCGTTTGTCGGGTGGCGTACCGATTTGGGTCGATGCAGATTACACGAGTCAGACATGTCCAATATGCGGACATATTGGACGAGAGAATAGGCCAAATAACGGCTTACTCTTTATCTGTGCAAAATGTGGTCATACACTTCATGCCGATTTAGTGGCAAGCAGGAATATCAATATGAGAACGCTTCTTGTCCGGCAGGTCTGGGCAAGGACGGGGCGATTGTCAGCCGTCCCTGAAGCATCGGGCAACGAAACCAAAGCTGCAGACCTGCAAAGGTATGCGGAACTGAGGTGGAGCCTGAGTGCAAGTTCCGTCCTTTAG
- a CDS encoding endonuclease domain-containing protein, with protein MGCLKRILKKHEKRRLFFTDCVKAHAILSSIHIGKWIRMLRVRSPRQLPTSCQRAINAQSIQPPRRARASKKSCSVECSPIEAILWPVIYRRWPNARREYKPLANRKFLIDIAFPSHLLGIEADGWQYHGKFLRDHQSDRERRNLLVLNGWRILHYTAKDIRKDMDKIIEQIEQALQM; from the coding sequence GTGGGTTGTTTAAAAAGAATTCTAAAAAAACACGAAAAAAGGCGGTTATTCTTCACCGACTGCGTTAAAGCGCATGCCATATTAAGCTCAATTCACATTGGAAAATGGATACGCATGCTCAGAGTCCGCAGTCCCCGGCAGTTACCAACATCATGTCAACGCGCTATCAATGCACAATCTATACAGCCTCCGCGCCGTGCGCGAGCATCGAAAAAATCTTGTTCAGTAGAATGTTCCCCGATTGAAGCCATTCTGTGGCCGGTGATTTATCGACGATGGCCCAATGCTCGCCGGGAGTACAAGCCACTGGCAAATCGCAAGTTTCTCATCGACATTGCTTTTCCATCTCATCTTTTGGGGATTGAAGCAGACGGCTGGCAGTATCACGGTAAGTTTTTGCGGGATCACCAGAGCGATAGAGAACGGCGTAATCTGCTGGTTCTGAACGGTTGGCGTATCCTGCACTACACGGCGAAAGATATCCGCAAAGATATGGACAAAATTATCGAGCAGATTGAGCAGGCGCTGCAGATGTAG
- a CDS encoding DEAD/DEAH box helicase produces MLSEKQVQKIPINGSFSGLFQAGTTSYSVNGLAVSDHPLQKRNDQWRDSLLRAVFTLPMRYADRRTLWNIPEFEEDTKVYVKGTVISKRTVHSKKGPFLDVRLKDTLGHEFQILWFNFRAYQEKILQTGNQHIFAGKPKRKNALWTLFNPEVLSAADMGSIQPIYRKEGKEHSEQVKKRIRLLIKESATFIPALFPAYLNQVLQLLDLPALETALRDTHWPSDLESAYLAHNSLKVAEMLWHMETMTQHPASRVTAIRPVLQFSQAQQQRLLEALPFPLSASQQKAWAGIQQCLSQPRAQDLLILGGVGSGKSALAFLAALAQATAATGPNQVLLIAPTVILASQLYENLLGIAATLGLGVGLYGRDKYASDTLTHTRLWVGTHGLLTTVNNWDDIGLVVMDEEHRFGKEIKNLPAHVHRILMSATPIPNTLAQQRFGAMQLFRIRNDHHQRSVHSTVLPRNAPQAAMEQVQKTLLRQRKAIVVYAAVQERESLTLPEQFYFLHPQLPGDQAIRIEARHIHPDLDPQQPIETGKLARVLLPYSENLARQNPQVIERFYRLNKTFSAKKILEGADQLELIEQDLLLYDKDQPDRFFLAPISWLRKGKNGALSTKAILSACQQEALPAMPVLRGAQLLQGKSLESSRTFWEQKFPGKTAFLHGQMTDSEKAAALEGFRSGQTPLLIASNIVEVGIDVPGAETVVVADADRMGVASLVQIRGRVGRHGEPGYCFFLGSARDRDAMQRLEKIAREENDEHLAIQDFLERGFGSAGQAQSGNAARLFRLPRDARLFLKVAQIRASVNNATQA; encoded by the coding sequence ATGCTATCTGAAAAGCAGGTACAAAAGATTCCGATAAACGGGTCATTTTCCGGTTTATTCCAAGCGGGAACCACCTCTTATTCTGTAAACGGCTTGGCGGTATCGGACCACCCGCTGCAAAAGCGCAATGATCAATGGCGTGACAGTTTATTGCGGGCCGTGTTTACCTTACCCATGCGTTACGCGGACCGCCGCACGCTCTGGAACATCCCGGAATTTGAAGAAGACACCAAAGTCTATGTCAAAGGAACGGTCATCAGTAAGCGGACGGTCCACAGCAAAAAGGGTCCGTTTCTGGATGTCCGTCTCAAAGACACACTGGGGCACGAGTTTCAAATCCTCTGGTTTAATTTTCGCGCCTATCAGGAAAAAATCCTGCAAACCGGCAATCAGCATATCTTTGCGGGAAAGCCCAAAAGGAAAAACGCCTTGTGGACCTTATTCAATCCGGAAGTGCTGTCTGCCGCCGATATGGGCAGTATTCAACCTATCTACCGCAAGGAAGGCAAAGAACATTCGGAACAGGTCAAAAAACGGATTCGTCTCCTGATTAAGGAAAGTGCGACATTTATTCCCGCACTGTTTCCGGCGTATTTGAATCAGGTACTGCAGTTGCTGGATCTCCCGGCTCTGGAAACGGCGCTGCGTGACACCCACTGGCCGAGCGACCTGGAAAGCGCCTATCTGGCCCATAACAGTCTGAAAGTCGCAGAAATGCTCTGGCATATGGAAACCATGACGCAGCACCCCGCCAGTCGGGTCACGGCTATCCGTCCGGTCCTGCAATTTTCCCAAGCCCAGCAACAACGCCTGCTAGAAGCGTTGCCCTTCCCGCTTTCCGCTTCCCAACAAAAAGCTTGGGCAGGTATACAGCAATGCCTCAGCCAGCCCCGCGCCCAGGACCTGCTCATTCTGGGCGGCGTCGGCTCGGGGAAAAGTGCGCTGGCTTTTCTGGCTGCCCTGGCTCAGGCTACCGCAGCTACCGGACCGAACCAGGTACTGTTGATTGCGCCAACGGTCATTCTCGCCAGCCAACTTTATGAAAATCTGCTTGGTATCGCCGCCACACTCGGATTGGGCGTGGGGCTCTATGGTCGGGACAAGTATGCATCCGATACCCTTACTCATACCCGCCTATGGGTCGGTACTCATGGGTTACTCACGACGGTGAACAACTGGGATGACATAGGGCTCGTGGTCATGGACGAAGAGCACCGCTTTGGCAAGGAAATCAAAAATCTGCCCGCGCATGTGCATCGTATCCTCATGTCCGCAACTCCTATCCCGAACACTCTGGCGCAACAACGCTTCGGTGCCATGCAACTGTTCCGCATCCGCAATGACCATCATCAAAGATCCGTACACAGTACGGTCTTACCCCGCAATGCGCCACAGGCAGCGATGGAACAGGTCCAGAAAACCCTGCTGCGCCAGCGGAAGGCCATCGTGGTGTATGCGGCCGTCCAGGAGCGGGAAAGTCTCACCCTGCCGGAACAGTTTTACTTTCTGCATCCGCAACTACCGGGCGATCAGGCGATTCGCATTGAAGCCCGTCACATCCATCCGGATCTCGACCCACAGCAACCCATCGAAACGGGTAAGCTGGCCCGGGTATTACTGCCCTATAGTGAAAACTTGGCGCGCCAAAACCCGCAGGTTATCGAGCGGTTTTACCGGCTGAACAAAACCTTTTCCGCCAAGAAAATTCTCGAGGGTGCGGACCAACTGGAACTGATAGAACAAGACCTCCTGCTCTACGACAAAGACCAGCCCGACCGTTTCTTCCTCGCACCCATCAGCTGGTTACGCAAAGGCAAAAATGGTGCGCTCAGTACCAAAGCCATTCTATCGGCCTGCCAGCAAGAGGCCTTGCCCGCCATGCCGGTTTTACGCGGGGCGCAGTTGCTGCAGGGGAAAAGCCTGGAATCTTCCCGAACCTTTTGGGAACAGAAATTCCCTGGAAAAACGGCTTTTCTGCATGGACAAATGACGGATAGTGAAAAGGCCGCCGCCCTGGAAGGGTTTCGCTCAGGCCAAACGCCCCTGCTGATTGCAAGCAATATTGTCGAGGTCGGTATCGACGTGCCCGGCGCGGAAACCGTGGTGGTGGCCGATGCTGACCGCATGGGGGTCGCCAGTCTCGTGCAAATTCGTGGGCGCGTAGGCCGCCACGGAGAACCGGGTTACTGTTTCTTTTTGGGTTCTGCACGAGATCGTGACGCCATGCAACGGCTCGAAAAAATTGCCCGCGAAGAGAATGATGAGCATCTGGCTATTCAGGATTTTCTCGAACGCGGTTTCGGAAGTGCCGGCCAGGCCCAATCCGGGAATGCCGCGCGCCTGTTCCGTCTGCCCAGAGACGCCCGTTTATTTTTGAAAGTCGCGCAAATCCGTGCATCCGTGAACAACGCTACCCAAGCCTAA
- a CDS encoding type IV secretion system DNA-binding domain-containing protein — MENINQSTQHHAESLARQLIPNNGEDPFWVIGARRLTAAIISDMDKKQGETWGFPQLQERANAVLADADTLKRIVQSEDPEAITLISGYPDSLTAKSICVTMLAHLNRRFNSVGYRGTARHAD; from the coding sequence ATGGAGAACATCAATCAATCCACACAACATCATGCTGAGAGCTTGGCACGGCAACTCATTCCAAACAATGGCGAAGATCCATTTTGGGTGATTGGGGCGCGCCGATTAACGGCAGCGATCATTTCTGACATGGACAAAAAACAGGGCGAAACTTGGGGATTTCCGCAACTGCAAGAACGTGCGAATGCGGTACTTGCAGATGCGGATACACTGAAACGCATTGTCCAATCAGAGGATCCGGAGGCTATCACATTGATTTCTGGATATCCGGATTCATTAACGGCAAAAAGCATTTGCGTTACCATGCTTGCGCATCTCAATCGGCGCTTCAATTCCGTAGGTTACCGTGGGACAGCCCGACACGCTGATTAA
- a CDS encoding ISL3 family transposase: MLPNILNLPEYRVLQVDDSGPDYHIRAETIAPPAACIHCCGADMVRYGHREQLIHDLPIHGKRVGISIDTRRYRCKDCRKTFYEPLPAVDEKRRMTTRLVNWLGEHSARKTFAQLAEETGVSNMTVKAVFNDHSAKLGAALKIETPQFMGIDEIHLIRRPRAVFTNTKGCLVIEMLDNRDKKSVVRYLSGLPDRERIRCVTIDMWRPYRDAVREVLPDAGVVVDKFHVLKMANAALDQMRKSLGAAMTARQRRTLMKDRKLLLMRPKDLRPEAALMLSGWLRNLPELEAAYNIKEAFYALYDAGSKEEALHLQGQWENSLAPETKTAYQPLITAFHNWRDEILAYFDWGLTNACAESANNLIRVANRMGRGYSFEVLRSRIFLTNHAGHKKKRLYARPKPVEMDNRYSLAVCEPSRSTEEAVGEISVGVDISTLLRLAEDGLL; the protein is encoded by the coding sequence ATGCTCCCCAACATCCTGAACCTTCCCGAATACCGCGTCCTGCAAGTCGATGATTCCGGTCCGGACTACCACATCCGGGCGGAAACCATCGCGCCTCCCGCCGCCTGCATACACTGCTGCGGCGCAGATATGGTCCGGTACGGCCACCGTGAGCAACTGATCCATGACCTGCCTATTCACGGTAAACGTGTGGGCATCAGTATCGACACGCGCCGTTACCGCTGCAAGGACTGCCGCAAGACGTTCTACGAGCCCTTGCCCGCCGTGGATGAAAAGCGGCGCATGACCACCCGCCTGGTGAACTGGCTGGGCGAGCATTCCGCCCGCAAGACGTTTGCCCAACTCGCCGAAGAAACCGGGGTCAGCAACATGACGGTCAAGGCCGTCTTTAATGACCATTCAGCGAAACTGGGTGCGGCCCTGAAGATCGAGACGCCGCAGTTCATGGGCATTGACGAAATCCACCTCATCCGCAGGCCACGAGCGGTATTTACTAATACAAAAGGCTGCTTGGTCATCGAGATGCTGGATAACCGCGACAAGAAAAGCGTCGTCCGGTATCTCTCTGGTCTGCCGGACCGTGAGCGCATCCGGTGTGTCACGATAGACATGTGGCGGCCGTACCGGGACGCCGTGCGTGAAGTGCTACCGGATGCCGGTGTCGTCGTGGATAAGTTCCACGTCCTCAAAATGGCGAATGCCGCGCTGGACCAGATGCGGAAAAGTCTCGGGGCGGCCATGACCGCCAGGCAGCGCCGCACCCTGATGAAAGACCGCAAGCTGCTGCTCATGCGCCCAAAAGACCTGAGACCTGAAGCCGCTCTCATGCTGTCCGGTTGGCTCAGGAATCTGCCGGAATTGGAAGCGGCCTACAACATCAAGGAAGCCTTCTATGCCCTCTATGACGCAGGAAGCAAGGAAGAGGCACTGCATCTTCAGGGGCAATGGGAAAATAGCCTGGCGCCGGAGACGAAAACCGCGTACCAGCCGCTGATCACTGCATTCCACAACTGGCGGGATGAGATTCTGGCCTACTTCGATTGGGGATTGACCAACGCCTGTGCGGAGTCAGCCAATAATCTGATCCGCGTCGCCAACCGCATGGGCCGGGGCTACAGCTTCGAGGTGCTGCGGTCGCGGATATTCCTGACCAATCATGCCGGGCACAAGAAGAAGAGACTTTATGCCCGTCCGAAGCCTGTGGAGATGGATAACCGCTACTCGCTTGCAGTGTGCGAACCGTCCAGATCAACGGAAGAGGCTGTCGGCGAAATCAGCGTAGGCGTGGACATATCCACTTTGCTGAGGCTGGCTGAGGACGGGCTGCTGTGA
- a CDS encoding Eco57I restriction-modification methylase domain-containing protein, translating into MSVHNNFQGAHAAVIGLVEQFEKNLQHYLSSNYNEQEVRKDFLDKFFMALGWDVNHETQTNPYEQEVKIEKSVTTGSAKRRADYSFSLPPQFTNRPRFFVEAKRPQQDIATPDNYFQSIRYSWSHQLPLVVLTDFHSFHIIDSRYRPDIKTALLRKLAVYSYREYRDPEVFAKIYWLFSREAALGDAIRKYGDTLEKTTSTNKQLGLFSGGYQNIDDAFLEQLDQYREELARSFKRHNPQLDSEQLTEVVQRLLDRLVFTRFLEDKLIEPNPIISQLGTKKSAWKQFISECDRLDKQYNGVVYKHHAILDSPKLVVDDAAFLGICDDLTDPASPYDFNAIPVEILGRIYERFLGKIIVATAKRVRVEEKPDVRKAGGVFYTPDYIVAHMVDQSIGPKVKGKSPEEILSIRVIDTSCGSGSFLIGAYGYILTELARTYADNPRRAKKNDIVMRDGIVHLSIHKKREILIKCIFGIDIDAQAIEVTQLSLYLKLLEDETTDSAQTQQLELAAALLPSLNQNIIVGNALISPIDDDLSTIDLYDTLKAIDIHRTFPQVMQRDGGFDLVIGNPPYIKEYTNREAFDNIRNSPYYQGKMDIWYMFACRALDILKPETGTLAFIATNNWTTNFGAKRLRGKVSKDARIEQLIDFGDFKVFKEAGIQTMILIAKRSSKPDSYGFDYRILGGEKRTLADAQGLLEKSDIANVTYLSPEFNRARLGDSTYTFSDAATEKLLLKIAHCSNFTLNGDDEVAQGIVSPQDFVNKKSQAVLGSKFSVGQGIFNLTQSEVDALMLSAEEKRLIKPFYTTRELGRYWEDPENQLWIIYTDSSFKNPASLKSYPNLKAHLDQFRKIITSDNKPYGLHRARDERFFKGEKIISARKCAQPTFTYTDGDCYVSQTFNVIKTARINQKYLAALLNSKVVRYWLQHKGKMQGKQFQVDKEPLLAIPLVAPTSAEQQRIARLVDLILQASQKRHIEVLDSHRDRYQQIIDQTDAKIQEAVYNYYKLTQSDIDLINN; encoded by the coding sequence ATGTCCGTCCACAATAACTTCCAGGGTGCCCACGCTGCCGTCATCGGCCTCGTCGAGCAGTTTGAAAAAAACCTGCAACACTATTTAAGCTCAAACTACAATGAACAGGAAGTCAGAAAAGATTTCCTGGACAAGTTTTTCATGGCGCTTGGTTGGGATGTCAATCATGAGACACAGACCAATCCCTATGAACAAGAGGTCAAGATTGAAAAGAGCGTAACAACTGGCTCTGCGAAACGCAGAGCCGATTACTCTTTTTCTTTGCCTCCTCAATTCACCAATCGTCCCCGATTTTTTGTTGAGGCCAAGCGGCCACAACAGGATATTGCGACGCCAGACAACTACTTCCAGTCCATTCGTTATAGCTGGAGCCATCAATTACCGCTGGTGGTTTTGACCGACTTCCATAGCTTCCACATCATTGACAGTCGGTATCGCCCCGACATCAAAACGGCATTGCTCCGAAAGTTGGCGGTATACAGCTACCGCGAATACCGCGATCCGGAAGTGTTTGCCAAGATTTATTGGCTGTTCTCAAGAGAGGCAGCTCTTGGGGATGCGATCAGAAAGTATGGAGATACGCTCGAAAAAACAACATCTACTAACAAGCAATTGGGTTTGTTCTCTGGTGGATACCAAAACATCGACGATGCCTTTTTGGAACAGCTTGACCAATACCGCGAGGAACTTGCTCGATCATTCAAGCGGCACAATCCTCAATTAGACAGCGAACAGTTAACCGAAGTAGTCCAGCGCCTCTTGGATCGTTTGGTATTCACTCGATTTCTTGAAGATAAGCTCATTGAGCCGAATCCAATCATCAGTCAACTTGGCACCAAGAAATCGGCATGGAAACAGTTCATCAGTGAATGCGACAGGCTGGACAAGCAGTACAACGGAGTCGTTTACAAGCACCATGCAATTCTCGATTCACCGAAATTGGTTGTTGATGATGCCGCATTCTTGGGAATCTGCGACGATCTAACAGACCCCGCATCTCCCTATGACTTCAATGCCATCCCGGTTGAAATTCTCGGAAGAATTTACGAACGTTTTCTGGGCAAGATCATTGTCGCCACCGCCAAGCGAGTAAGGGTGGAGGAAAAACCAGACGTCCGCAAAGCTGGGGGTGTCTTTTACACGCCTGATTACATCGTTGCTCACATGGTGGATCAGTCCATCGGCCCCAAAGTTAAAGGCAAATCTCCCGAGGAGATTCTTTCCATCAGGGTTATTGATACGTCATGTGGAAGCGGGTCATTTCTTATTGGGGCCTATGGATACATATTGACAGAGCTTGCCCGCACTTATGCGGACAACCCCAGGCGGGCCAAAAAGAACGATATTGTTATGCGCGATGGCATCGTGCATCTCTCAATCCACAAAAAACGTGAAATTCTGATCAAGTGCATATTCGGGATTGACATTGACGCGCAGGCGATAGAAGTGACCCAGTTGTCGCTATATCTCAAGCTATTGGAAGACGAGACAACCGACAGCGCACAGACCCAGCAGTTGGAATTGGCAGCCGCACTGCTGCCGTCGCTCAATCAAAACATCATCGTTGGCAACGCATTGATTTCACCCATTGATGATGACCTGTCCACCATCGATCTCTATGACACACTCAAGGCTATTGATATCCATAGAACTTTTCCACAGGTCATGCAGCGTGATGGCGGATTCGATCTCGTTATCGGAAACCCTCCGTACATCAAGGAATACACTAACCGCGAAGCCTTTGACAACATCCGCAACTCGCCCTATTACCAGGGTAAGATGGACATTTGGTACATGTTTGCCTGCCGCGCGCTGGATATTCTGAAGCCAGAAACCGGCACTTTGGCATTTATTGCGACCAACAACTGGACGACCAATTTCGGCGCGAAACGGTTGCGTGGAAAAGTAAGCAAGGATGCACGTATTGAACAGCTAATTGATTTTGGAGACTTTAAGGTTTTCAAGGAAGCAGGGATCCAGACCATGATTCTGATCGCCAAGCGGTCGAGCAAGCCCGATTCTTATGGTTTTGATTACCGAATTTTGGGCGGCGAGAAACGCACTTTGGCAGACGCACAGGGCTTATTGGAGAAATCGGATATTGCCAATGTCACCTACCTATCGCCGGAATTCAATCGCGCTAGGCTTGGCGACTCAACGTACACTTTTTCTGACGCCGCAACCGAAAAACTCTTATTGAAAATAGCACATTGTTCAAATTTTACATTAAACGGCGATGATGAAGTCGCTCAGGGAATAGTGTCGCCTCAAGACTTTGTGAATAAAAAGTCGCAAGCCGTGTTGGGCTCTAAATTTTCAGTTGGACAGGGCATTTTTAATCTCACTCAAAGCGAAGTGGACGCGCTGATGCTTTCAGCGGAGGAAAAGCGATTAATCAAGCCGTTTTACACAACACGAGAACTCGGTCGATATTGGGAAGATCCTGAAAATCAATTATGGATTATTTATACGGATTCATCGTTCAAAAACCCTGCATCTCTGAAGTCGTACCCCAATCTTAAGGCGCACCTGGATCAGTTCAGGAAAATTATCACATCCGATAACAAGCCGTATGGCCTGCATCGCGCACGCGACGAAAGGTTTTTCAAAGGCGAAAAAATCATCTCTGCCCGTAAGTGCGCTCAACCAACATTCACATACACGGATGGTGATTGCTACGTTTCTCAAACCTTTAATGTCATCAAAACCGCCCGAATCAACCAAAAGTATTTAGCGGCGTTACTAAACTCCAAAGTGGTACGATATTGGTTGCAGCACAAGGGGAAGATGCAAGGCAAACAATTTCAAGTGGATAAGGAGCCACTACTTGCTATTCCACTCGTCGCGCCGACAAGTGCAGAGCAGCAGCGTATTGCCAGGCTTGTTGATCTGATTTTGCAGGCGTCCCAGAAGCGGCATATCGAAGTCCTGGATTCTCATCGTGACCGGTATCAACAAATCATCGACCAGACGGATGCCAAAATTCAAGAGGCCGTTTACAATTACTACAAACTGACTCAGTCTGACATTGATCTAATCAATAATTAG
- a CDS encoding LysR family transcriptional regulator, with translation MNINEIKAFIAVVETRSITQAAIRLNRVQSSISHRIKNLENSLGVSLLDRQIDGIIPTAQGKVLYDYAIQILNLVQDCQNKIISQRDYESIRLGLIECLPPYIVNSLIDLIYTYGHRIDISVGNTINLLEAYNKNELDMVIVGSGFSHTDHGCRVPLFSDDLVVVTEKSAQPIDEFCDLDKRIFLISSRKAASLRNFNILFEETGIAPRQIVECGSYPILFSNIASGKGVSLVLRCSISRATHDQIKIHNLHGRFSKFQIELLYRKNLPYLDVPKLRKLIVSIFQDKRLTHIGY, from the coding sequence ATGAACATAAATGAAATCAAGGCATTTATAGCGGTCGTAGAAACTCGGAGCATAACCCAGGCGGCGATTCGTCTAAATCGGGTTCAATCGAGCATCTCTCATAGGATAAAGAACTTAGAAAACAGCCTTGGCGTTAGCCTTTTGGATCGACAGATAGATGGAATTATCCCAACGGCACAAGGAAAAGTTTTATATGACTATGCAATACAGATATTGAACCTTGTGCAGGACTGCCAGAACAAAATCATTTCCCAAAGAGATTACGAAAGTATTAGGCTTGGTCTAATTGAGTGTCTTCCACCATACATCGTCAATTCCCTTATAGACCTAATATACACTTATGGTCACCGGATAGACATCTCTGTCGGCAATACGATCAACCTACTTGAAGCGTATAACAAGAATGAATTAGATATGGTTATTGTTGGTTCTGGTTTTTCACATACAGATCATGGTTGTCGAGTACCACTGTTCTCTGACGACCTTGTCGTCGTAACCGAAAAATCAGCTCAACCGATTGATGAATTTTGTGATCTTGATAAAAGAATATTTTTAATAAGCAGCAGGAAAGCAGCGTCGTTGAGGAATTTTAACATTTTATTTGAAGAAACGGGGATCGCGCCTAGGCAAATTGTCGAGTGTGGATCATACCCCATACTTTTTTCCAATATTGCCTCAGGGAAAGGTGTTTCCTTGGTCCTACGCTGCTCTATCAGCCGAGCGACGCATGACCAAATCAAGATCCATAATCTTCATGGCAGATTTAGCAAATTCCAGATCGAGCTTCTGTATCGTAAAAATCTCCCATATCTAGACGTCCCGAAGCTTCGCAAACTGATCGTATCTATTTTTCAGGATAAACGGCTGACACACATAGGATATTGA